One Paramisgurnus dabryanus chromosome 10, PD_genome_1.1, whole genome shotgun sequence genomic region harbors:
- the LOC135718495 gene encoding G2/M phase-specific E3 ubiquitin-protein ligase-like has product MRRVEEERAVGQWRDWLIDLEGGDAVLPWNEIIKITLEDVLMFSTGTNRIPPHGFDELPTLGFLHADKERRQFPEANTCGLILRLPIHSSYEKFNEYMISGVVQSPHFGIP; this is encoded by the exons ATGCGCCGGGTGGAGGAGGAGCGTGCAGTTGGCCAGTGGCGAGACTGGCTCATAGACCTTGAGG GTGGAGATGCTGTGCTGCCCTGGAATGAAATCATAAAAATTACTTTGGAGGATGTCCTTATGTTTAGCACGGGCACCAATCGGATTCCTCCACATGGATTTGATGAGTTGCCAACATTAGGGTTCCTTCATGCAGATAAGGAACGAAGACAATTTCCAGAGGCCAATACATGTGGATTAATTTTGAGGCTGCCAATTCATAGTTCTTATGAAAAATTTAATGAGTACATGATTTCTGGAGTTGTGCAGTCCCCACATTTTGGCATACCTTGA